In one window of Paraflavitalea soli DNA:
- a CDS encoding DUF885 family protein: protein MRYTQTAFVLFALLLQVEISIAQPSKKEARLLLQTSEMNDLMIRYQADRESILRFYSTNGTRSEWWNRQGPDNYNSPERRQRLLKLLADYRKKMTQVDFDDMSQDGKVDWLLFDRKLEDAQFRLEEEDRKYNQIAPYLPFSDRLYTLIAPRRRGAVVNGAQVAKELNEACGQVRQSIAALKKGDSIPSKQANTATAAIGGLQGALKDYYAFYYSYDPLFTWWVPKTYTALDSLLSVYADGLTQKSHIESLQKADGSGIPANPAGEAEVTRQLRLEFIPYSVQELIDLATKEFAWCDAELLKASREMGFGDNWKAAQEKVKNSYVEPGKQPDAMYDLYKQSVDFLKKHDLVTIDPLSEEDWSMFMMSPERQRTSPFFLGGENLIISYPTNTMSYDDKMMSMRGNNPHFSRSTVHHELIAGHHLQGFMTDRYKSYRRFDTPFWVEGHAFYWELVLWDMNFPRSPEDRIGMLFWRMHRCARIILSLNYHLGKWTPQQCIDFLVDRVGHERANAESEVRGYFRRTDYALYQIAYMIGGIQLYALKKELVDGKKMNIKSFNDAILRENSMPIEMLRAILIKQPLKKDFKTNWRFYGK from the coding sequence ATGAGATACACTCAAACTGCTTTTGTACTCTTTGCACTTTTGTTGCAGGTGGAGATCAGTATCGCACAACCTTCCAAAAAGGAAGCGCGGTTGCTGCTGCAGACCAGTGAAATGAATGACCTCATGATCCGTTACCAGGCCGACCGTGAAAGTATCCTGCGTTTTTATTCTACCAACGGTACGCGTTCTGAATGGTGGAATCGCCAGGGCCCGGATAATTACAACTCTCCTGAAAGAAGACAACGACTGTTGAAACTACTGGCTGATTACCGGAAAAAGATGACCCAGGTGGATTTTGATGACATGAGCCAGGATGGCAAGGTGGATTGGCTGCTGTTTGACAGGAAACTGGAAGATGCCCAATTCAGATTGGAAGAAGAAGACCGGAAATACAACCAGATCGCTCCTTACCTGCCCTTTTCAGATCGCTTGTATACCCTGATAGCGCCCAGGAGAAGAGGGGCTGTCGTGAATGGGGCACAAGTAGCAAAAGAATTGAATGAAGCCTGCGGGCAGGTACGCCAGTCAATAGCAGCCCTTAAAAAAGGTGATAGCATCCCCTCCAAACAAGCCAACACGGCCACTGCCGCCATCGGTGGTTTGCAGGGGGCTTTAAAAGACTATTATGCTTTCTATTATAGTTATGATCCCTTGTTTACCTGGTGGGTGCCTAAAACGTACACAGCGCTTGATAGCCTGCTGTCGGTATATGCTGACGGCCTTACCCAGAAGAGCCATATAGAATCATTACAAAAAGCTGACGGCAGCGGCATTCCTGCCAACCCGGCAGGAGAAGCGGAGGTGACGCGCCAGCTAAGACTTGAATTCATTCCTTATTCAGTACAGGAACTGATCGACCTTGCCACGAAGGAATTTGCCTGGTGCGATGCTGAACTGCTTAAAGCATCCCGCGAAATGGGATTTGGTGACAATTGGAAAGCTGCGCAGGAAAAGGTGAAAAATTCTTATGTGGAGCCTGGCAAACAACCAGACGCGATGTACGACCTGTACAAACAGTCTGTCGACTTCTTAAAGAAACATGACCTCGTTACGATCGATCCGCTGTCGGAAGAAGACTGGAGCATGTTCATGATGAGTCCTGAACGGCAGCGTACCAGCCCGTTCTTCCTGGGCGGCGAGAACCTCATTATTTCTTATCCCACTAATACGATGAGCTATGACGATAAGATGATGAGCATGCGGGGTAATAATCCACATTTCTCCCGGTCAACGGTGCATCATGAATTGATAGCCGGTCACCATTTGCAAGGCTTCATGACAGACCGTTATAAAAGTTATCGCAGGTTCGATACACCTTTCTGGGTAGAAGGACATGCATTTTACTGGGAACTGGTGTTGTGGGATATGAATTTTCCACGCTCACCGGAAGACAGGATCGGTATGCTATTCTGGCGTATGCACCGTTGTGCCCGCATTATTTTGTCGTTGAATTACCACCTCGGCAAATGGACGCCGCAACAATGTATCGACTTCCTGGTAGACCGGGTGGGACACGAACGGGCGAATGCAGAATCAGAGGTGCGGGGTTATTTCCGGCGCACGGATTACGCGCTGTACCAGATTGCGTATATGATCGGTGGTATTCAGCTTTATGCCTTGAAGAAAGAATTGGTAGACGGCAAGAAGATGAACATAAAATCATTCAATGATGCGATACTCCGTGAAAACAGCATGCCCATAGAAATGTTGCGGGCCATTCTCATTAAACAACCTTTGAAAAAAGATTTTAAAACGAACTGGCGGTTTTACGGAAAGTAA
- a CDS encoding RNA polymerase sigma factor — protein MPSERPFNEQELLSRLAHGDKSAFDTLYQYYEPRLRLFLYPFTAYDTDTLNSILQDVFLKLWLKRTDLVGIALLEFYLQRMAKNKLLDTLRLSQIRERHESGYARLQTGAGDPTTEQLQLKEYMDIAREGMAQMPERRRLIFTLYIINGLSLDEVAAQLNLSKEVVKKQLQLAKVFLKEYIAEKGDLPLTIAGLLLLSLVQ, from the coding sequence TTGCCTTCGGAGCGGCCGTTTAATGAGCAAGAGCTGCTGTCGCGCCTGGCGCACGGCGATAAATCAGCGTTCGATACCCTCTACCAGTATTACGAACCCCGGTTAAGGCTATTCTTATACCCTTTCACCGCGTATGATACCGATACGCTCAATTCCATTCTACAGGATGTTTTCCTCAAACTATGGCTTAAAAGGACCGACCTCGTGGGCATCGCCTTACTGGAGTTTTACCTGCAACGCATGGCAAAGAACAAGCTCCTCGACACCCTCCGGCTGAGTCAGATCAGGGAGCGACATGAATCCGGCTATGCCCGCCTGCAAACCGGCGCCGGCGATCCCACCACGGAACAATTACAATTAAAGGAATACATGGACATCGCGCGGGAAGGCATGGCGCAAATGCCCGAACGCCGCCGGCTCATCTTCACCCTCTATATAATAAATGGACTGTCGCTCGATGAAGTGGCGGCGCAGCTAAACCTTTCCAAAGAGGTAGTGAAGAAGCAGCTCCAACTGGCCAAAGTATTTCTGAAAGAATATATTGCCGAAAAAGGAGACCTGCCGCTGACCATAGCGGGGCTGCTGCTCCTTTCCCTCGTTCAATAA
- a CDS encoding DUF4268 domain-containing protein yields MYTREEVSKQKQAFWTAFGKYMQPVLSAEGQPVSWLNYKTGVGGIHFKMDADRDRAVIKIQLSNSNPTTRQLHYEQFQQLKTFLEATLGEDDWVWENAKQDEYGKTISSISKTLPGVNIHQQADWATIISFLKPRIIALDEFWGMVKPSFEMI; encoded by the coding sequence ATGTACACCAGGGAGGAAGTATCTAAACAAAAGCAAGCATTCTGGACAGCATTCGGCAAGTATATGCAGCCGGTGTTATCGGCTGAGGGGCAACCAGTCAGCTGGCTCAATTATAAAACGGGGGTTGGCGGTATTCACTTTAAAATGGATGCCGACCGGGACCGCGCAGTCATAAAGATCCAGTTGTCGAACAGTAACCCCACGACGCGGCAGTTGCACTACGAACAATTTCAACAATTAAAAACCTTCCTCGAAGCTACGCTGGGAGAAGATGACTGGGTGTGGGAGAATGCTAAGCAGGACGAATACGGCAAAACGATCAGTAGCATCAGCAAAACGCTCCCGGGTGTCAATATCCATCAGCAGGCTGACTGGGCCACTATTATCTCCTTTTTGAAACCCCGGATCATCGCATTGGATGAGTTTTGGGGGATGGTGAAACCTTCCTTCGAAATGATATAG
- a CDS encoding SusD/RagB family nutrient-binding outer membrane lipoprotein, which yields MKKLIYMLCLATLFVTGGCKKFIDVNDDPNRPLAVQEALILAPVELAISHRLVSGADGLAPILAQHYMQVVALNQPVPNHGTYLVVNSELNGDWTTVYVDCLNNLKILNTQAEGNGNYHYAGIAKILSAFSLATGSDWWGDVPYKEALLGSNKFTPVYDAQQSVYASVQSLLDAGIADINKNLGKVPGNDDNFYKGDMGKWKRLAYTLKARYYMHLTKAPGNTAAAQADLALQALQNGMGTNGDDLKYKYPGGAGGEVQWYWSFDPVSTLVLSSAFVDTLKTRNDPRLPIMVAPATGTGLYTGRAIGTPTVGPLANYSLPGNFFRKLDAENYIVSYSEALFLKAEATLIKSGFAAAQPIYTDAVKSHMQKLGLDPAGGPVTAYLAARGTLTAGNALQRIIEEKVIANFLNFENWTDWRRTGFPLLTRVPNSLSDIPRRMLYPQLEQTSNPQPQHAALITDRLWWDKP from the coding sequence ATGAAGAAGTTAATATATATGCTTTGCCTGGCGACACTGTTTGTAACAGGCGGCTGCAAGAAATTCATAGATGTAAACGATGATCCCAACAGGCCCCTCGCGGTACAGGAAGCGCTGATCCTGGCGCCGGTGGAACTGGCGATATCCCATCGCCTGGTGTCGGGCGCCGATGGACTGGCGCCCATACTGGCACAGCACTATATGCAGGTAGTGGCGCTTAACCAGCCGGTGCCCAATCATGGTACGTACCTGGTGGTGAATTCGGAACTGAATGGCGACTGGACAACAGTGTATGTGGATTGTCTCAACAATTTGAAAATACTGAATACACAGGCGGAAGGCAACGGCAATTATCACTATGCCGGTATCGCCAAGATACTTTCAGCCTTCTCGCTGGCAACAGGTTCGGATTGGTGGGGTGATGTTCCTTATAAGGAAGCCTTATTGGGCAGTAATAAATTTACCCCGGTGTACGATGCGCAGCAAAGCGTTTATGCCTCCGTTCAATCGCTGTTGGATGCCGGCATTGCGGATATCAATAAGAACCTGGGAAAGGTACCGGGCAATGATGATAATTTTTATAAAGGGGATATGGGCAAATGGAAGCGGCTGGCATACACCTTGAAAGCGCGCTATTATATGCACCTTACCAAGGCGCCCGGCAATACGGCTGCTGCCCAGGCTGACCTCGCGCTGCAGGCCCTGCAGAATGGTATGGGTACAAATGGTGATGACCTGAAATACAAATATCCCGGTGGCGCAGGTGGTGAAGTACAATGGTATTGGAGTTTTGATCCGGTGTCTACGCTGGTACTTTCCTCGGCTTTTGTCGATACGTTAAAAACCAGGAATGACCCACGCTTACCCATTATGGTGGCGCCGGCTACGGGCACTGGTTTGTATACAGGCAGGGCGATTGGAACACCGACTGTTGGGCCGCTGGCGAATTACTCACTTCCCGGCAACTTTTTCAGGAAGCTTGATGCAGAAAACTATATCGTCTCGTATTCGGAAGCCTTGTTCCTCAAAGCTGAAGCTACGCTCATCAAATCTGGTTTTGCTGCAGCACAACCGATCTATACTGATGCGGTAAAATCGCATATGCAAAAGCTGGGGCTCGATCCGGCTGGCGGGCCTGTTACCGCTTACCTGGCTGCAAGAGGAACCTTAACGGCTGGCAATGCATTGCAGCGTATTATCGAAGAAAAGGTGATCGCCAACTTCTTAAATTTTGAGAACTGGACGGACTGGCGGAGAACAGGATTCCCGCTACTGACAAGGGTGCCCAATAGTTTATCGGATATACCACGCAGAATGCTGTATCCGCAACTGGAGCAAACATCTAACCCCCAGCCGCAGCATGCAGCCCTTATAACTGACAGGCTGTGGTGGGATAAACCATAG
- a CDS encoding thioesterase domain-containing protein has translation MVVAETPATQQSAPSPIITSPVNRHLLLLQPTGEGRPIFIVPGSNGISEGYDELATEFTGVCPVYGIQMQGVFEGEKPLTDIRQIAALHNRWIREVQPSGPYRLIGHSFGAHVVYEMAHQLEQQGEVIECIAMLDKHPQKRRLRIDDPVAFAWQAVADMFTTYKWTLTGSEPDLLAMEVSLTGEDVMTNFHQITTWIAKTQPDPHGALAHGLRLLQLRLTNALLDYKLLGRLKAPLIIARAAEAAWQDWGEDLGWQKRTSQAIPLLVPGDHFSMIKEAGARVLGEIIKRKLGECSV, from the coding sequence ATGGTCGTAGCAGAGACGCCCGCAACACAGCAGTCAGCGCCTTCCCCCATCATAACGTCGCCTGTCAACAGGCACCTGCTGCTATTACAGCCAACAGGTGAAGGAAGGCCCATCTTCATCGTGCCTGGTTCCAACGGTATCAGTGAAGGGTATGATGAATTAGCGACTGAATTTACAGGTGTCTGCCCCGTATATGGCATACAAATGCAGGGTGTGTTTGAGGGCGAAAAACCACTCACCGATATCCGCCAGATAGCCGCTTTGCACAACAGGTGGATACGCGAAGTACAACCTTCGGGTCCATATCGCCTGATCGGTCATTCCTTTGGCGCCCATGTGGTCTATGAAATGGCACACCAGTTGGAGCAGCAGGGGGAAGTGATTGAATGTATTGCTATGCTCGATAAGCATCCACAGAAGCGCAGACTGCGTATTGATGATCCCGTGGCTTTTGCGTGGCAGGCCGTAGCCGATATGTTCACTACTTACAAATGGACACTCACTGGCAGTGAGCCAGATCTGCTGGCGATGGAAGTCTCTCTGACCGGCGAGGATGTCATGACCAATTTCCACCAGATAACCACCTGGATAGCCAAAACCCAACCTGATCCTCATGGCGCCCTGGCCCATGGACTCCGCCTGTTGCAGCTCCGGCTCACCAATGCCTTGCTCGATTATAAGTTGCTGGGCCGGCTCAAAGCACCCCTCATCATCGCCCGCGCAGCAGAAGCCGCCTGGCAGGATTGGGGCGAAGATCTCGGTTGGCAGAAAAGAACCAGCCAGGCGATTCCATTGCTGGTGCCTGGTGATCATTTCTCTATGATTAAGGAAGCTGGAGCGCGGGTGTTGGGAGAGATTATAAAAAGAAAATTGGGAGAGTGTTCTGTATAA
- a CDS encoding SusC/RagA family TonB-linked outer membrane protein produces MKNAILLACLCVCCLFAFAQKKSVKGKVSDNTGAPIAGATITIEGTDRATVSEKDGSFEIQVSPGERLVISAVGYTAQNVAPGNGSLNVVLALASTQLDEVVVTALGVRKEKRNLTFSSQEVKGDELLKAKEPNIVNAMAGKVSGVQITSSSGTPGSSSRIVIRGASSVFGDNQALIVLDGVPINNDETGNLSSGPGTNRLADIDPAIIENINVLKGAAATTLYGSSGARGVIMITTKNGKEGRKPALTFSQDLSFERPLLPEIQTKYGQGEAGVFFDGETQKTSAVWGPLMDTLRINGKPAPKYSPTDDFFRTGVTSNSTVSVEGGGASSGYFLSYSYLTQDGTVPGTDYKRHSLFTKYTTRIYKNLTSTFQFNYINSKNDRSPEGYVLESPLWTVLTAPVSYNLQPATNPDGSQRLYRFSRNNPYWVVDNIYNRAAVNRFVPVMTFNYTPLPWLSIVERIGADIYSEQDKYKENIGSAALPTGRIIERNLNFRQFNHDLIVNAHKEFGDFNVEVLLGNNLYSRYVQTYQQNGLGLSVNGFDNISAASTITATEDHSEVRKVGFYAQANVDYKRLLNLSLTGRYDGSSVLAKDNSFYPYGSAALGFVFSELLSPEVRRVLSFAKVRVSYAVVGNDGVGAYSLNTPFEPAAVGNIRFPLSGQSGFLLSRTLGNLSLKNEQIGEFETGVEARLFNNRLSLEVSYFRKKTTNGLIPGVAIAPSTGYTGTTVNSAEMENKGIEALVNATVVKAGKFSWDLGLNFTKINNKVLAIYDDLQQLGNGFTQVIVGQPYGVKYGGRYKRNPDGQILMDNTGLPIRAATDSIIGNITPDWMGGMNNTFRYGNFSLSIFFDMKKGGDIENNVDGYGYFYGTPKATEDRAPRIVPGIKESTGRTNDVMVTGQDYFRRLNGITESVIQDGTYLKLRNVSLSYNVSPSLLGRTPFKALSLTVTGRNLWIHSPHFTGADPEVSSFGSSNGSQGIYSFSTPTSRSFNITVRAGF; encoded by the coding sequence ATGAAAAATGCAATTTTGTTGGCGTGTCTATGTGTATGCTGTTTATTCGCATTCGCACAGAAGAAATCAGTAAAAGGAAAAGTCAGTGACAACACGGGTGCACCCATAGCAGGCGCCACCATTACCATTGAAGGTACTGACAGAGCTACTGTATCGGAAAAGGACGGAAGCTTTGAGATCCAGGTATCGCCTGGAGAGCGGCTCGTTATCAGCGCGGTAGGCTATACTGCGCAAAACGTTGCCCCCGGCAATGGAAGTCTGAACGTCGTATTGGCGCTCGCCTCTACGCAATTGGATGAGGTGGTAGTCACGGCGCTCGGTGTAAGAAAAGAAAAAAGGAACCTCACGTTCAGTTCACAGGAAGTGAAAGGAGATGAGTTGCTGAAAGCAAAGGAACCCAATATTGTAAATGCGATGGCCGGTAAAGTGTCGGGTGTGCAGATCACCAGCTCTTCCGGTACACCTGGTAGTTCTTCCAGGATCGTGATCCGCGGCGCCTCTTCTGTATTTGGCGATAACCAGGCGCTGATCGTGCTGGATGGGGTGCCCATCAACAACGATGAGACGGGCAACCTGAGTTCGGGACCTGGTACGAACCGCCTGGCAGATATTGATCCGGCTATCATTGAAAACATCAACGTGTTGAAAGGCGCAGCAGCTACTACCCTGTATGGTTCTTCCGGCGCGCGGGGTGTGATCATGATCACTACCAAGAATGGTAAGGAAGGCCGAAAACCGGCGCTTACTTTTTCGCAGGATCTTTCTTTTGAAAGGCCTTTATTACCGGAAATACAAACAAAATATGGGCAGGGAGAGGCCGGTGTATTCTTTGATGGTGAAACGCAGAAGACAAGCGCTGTGTGGGGGCCATTGATGGATACGCTGCGCATCAATGGTAAGCCTGCTCCGAAGTATTCTCCTACAGATGATTTTTTCCGCACGGGTGTCACCAGCAATAGCACGGTGAGTGTGGAAGGTGGCGGCGCCAGCTCCGGTTACTTCCTCTCCTATTCTTACCTCACGCAGGATGGTACCGTGCCCGGCACGGATTATAAAAGGCATTCGCTGTTTACGAAGTATACTACACGTATCTATAAGAACCTGACGAGTACCTTTCAGTTCAACTATATCAATTCCAAAAACGACCGTTCACCGGAAGGATATGTACTGGAGAGCCCGCTATGGACGGTGCTGACTGCGCCGGTAAGTTATAACCTTCAACCGGCTACCAATCCGGATGGATCACAACGCCTGTATCGTTTCTCCCGCAATAACCCATACTGGGTAGTAGATAATATTTACAACAGGGCTGCTGTGAACAGGTTTGTGCCGGTCATGACCTTTAACTATACCCCCCTCCCCTGGTTGTCCATTGTAGAAAGGATTGGCGCGGATATCTATTCGGAGCAGGATAAATACAAAGAGAATATCGGATCAGCAGCTTTGCCAACGGGCCGCATTATAGAACGCAACCTCAACTTCAGGCAGTTCAACCATGATCTCATTGTAAATGCACACAAGGAGTTTGGTGATTTTAATGTGGAGGTGCTGCTGGGTAACAACCTGTATTCCCGCTATGTGCAAACCTACCAGCAAAACGGCCTTGGGCTAAGTGTAAATGGTTTTGACAATATCAGTGCGGCTTCTACGATCACGGCTACGGAAGATCATTCGGAGGTGCGTAAAGTAGGTTTTTATGCGCAGGCCAACGTTGATTATAAAAGGCTCCTGAACCTGTCATTGACAGGCCGCTATGACGGCAGCTCGGTATTGGCCAAGGACAATAGCTTTTATCCGTATGGATCTGCTGCGTTGGGATTTGTGTTTTCAGAACTGCTATCGCCTGAAGTGAGAAGGGTATTAAGTTTTGCCAAGGTAAGGGTTTCTTACGCGGTGGTAGGTAATGATGGTGTAGGGGCCTACTCGCTCAATACACCTTTTGAACCCGCGGCGGTTGGTAATATCAGGTTTCCGCTCAGCGGGCAGTCTGGCTTTCTGTTGAGCCGGACACTGGGTAACCTCTCGCTGAAAAATGAACAGATCGGTGAATTTGAAACGGGCGTGGAAGCCAGGTTGTTTAACAACAGGCTTAGCCTGGAGGTTTCTTATTTCAGGAAGAAAACAACGAACGGCCTGATACCCGGTGTGGCCATCGCACCATCTACAGGCTATACAGGCACAACGGTGAATTCGGCAGAGATGGAAAACAAAGGCATAGAGGCATTGGTGAATGCTACGGTGGTCAAAGCCGGTAAGTTTAGCTGGGACCTTGGGCTGAACTTTACCAAGATCAATAATAAAGTATTGGCGATCTATGATGACCTGCAACAGCTGGGTAATGGATTTACACAGGTGATCGTAGGGCAACCTTATGGTGTTAAATACGGAGGCCGGTACAAACGTAACCCCGACGGGCAAATATTGATGGACAATACAGGTTTACCTATCCGCGCTGCCACAGACAGCATTATTGGCAATATTACGCCTGACTGGATGGGTGGCATGAACAATACCTTCCGCTATGGCAATTTTAGCCTCAGCATCTTCTTTGATATGAAGAAAGGCGGTGATATTGAGAACAATGTAGATGGCTACGGCTATTTTTATGGAACACCCAAAGCAACGGAAGACAGGGCGCCCCGTATAGTGCCGGGCATCAAAGAATCCACCGGCAGAACAAATGACGTGATGGTTACGGGTCAGGATTATTTCAGAAGGCTCAATGGTATTACGGAGTCGGTGATACAGGATGGTACTTACCTCAAACTGCGCAACGTAAGCCTGAGTTATAACGTGAGCCCCTCGCTGCTGGGACGCACACCATTTAAGGCATTATCATTAACGGTTACGGGAAGAAACCTGTGGATCCACAGTCCTCATTTTACCGGGGCCGATCCGGAGGTGAGCTCCTTTGGTTCTTCCAACGGGTCGCAGGGTATTTACTCTTTCTCTACCCCTACTTCGCGATCCTTCAATATTACCGTACGTGCAGGATTTTAA
- a CDS encoding FecR family protein codes for MIRQHEILVKLSRREATAEEQEVFRQWLQTLSPGQLEAVLDEYGNIIADMPEVREVHNPELLTAIHAAIDHEPTRRILPMRWIWAAAAVLLLAVSLIVLQTNTATRSTKSTQQVADLPPGKSGAILTLTNGTQLVLDSLGNGIIARDGGSETVLHDGKLIYNVRSNNSQEIGFNEMTTPKGRNFRVELPDGTVVWLNAASSIRYPTAFTGDKREVTIKGEAYFEVMKNARMPFVVHVDNRADIEVLGTHFNVEAYDNMATIKTTLLEGSVKVGSRPRQESGAAGNTASQQSAILKPGQQAQVEEGVQVVNNIDTSKVMAWKNGLFNFEDATLKEVMKQLERWYDIEVVYEKGVPDIVFGGEMTKNISLAGLLLILEKSDIHFRLEGRTLVVLP; via the coding sequence ATGATCCGACAACATGAAATATTAGTTAAGCTTTCAAGGCGCGAGGCCACTGCAGAAGAACAGGAAGTCTTCCGCCAATGGCTGCAAACACTTTCACCGGGACAATTGGAAGCGGTGCTGGATGAATATGGGAATATCATTGCAGACATGCCCGAAGTGCGTGAGGTACACAATCCGGAGCTGCTCACCGCCATACATGCTGCCATCGACCATGAACCTACGCGCCGTATCCTTCCAATGAGATGGATATGGGCTGCCGCCGCTGTGCTCCTGCTCGCAGTTTCACTGATAGTATTGCAAACCAATACTGCTACACGATCAACTAAAAGTACCCAACAGGTGGCAGACCTGCCACCTGGTAAAAGCGGCGCCATTCTTACCCTCACCAATGGCACTCAACTGGTACTCGACAGCCTGGGCAACGGTATCATTGCCAGGGATGGCGGTTCGGAAACGGTATTGCATGATGGTAAACTCATTTATAATGTAAGGTCAAACAATAGCCAGGAGATCGGATTCAATGAGATGACCACGCCGAAAGGCAGGAATTTCAGGGTAGAGTTGCCGGATGGAACAGTAGTGTGGTTGAATGCTGCCAGTTCCATAAGATATCCCACAGCATTCACAGGCGATAAGCGCGAAGTGACGATCAAAGGAGAGGCTTATTTCGAAGTCATGAAAAACGCCAGGATGCCCTTTGTGGTGCATGTGGATAACAGGGCCGATATCGAAGTATTGGGAACACATTTCAATGTGGAAGCGTATGATAATATGGCCACCATTAAAACAACACTACTCGAAGGCAGCGTGAAGGTCGGCAGCCGGCCCCGGCAAGAATCGGGAGCAGCCGGCAATACAGCTTCGCAACAATCAGCTATTTTAAAACCTGGCCAGCAGGCGCAGGTAGAAGAAGGAGTACAGGTAGTAAACAACATTGATACCAGCAAAGTAATGGCCTGGAAGAACGGCCTTTTCAACTTTGAAGACGCTACGCTGAAGGAAGTGATGAAACAACTCGAGCGTTGGTACGATATAGAAGTGGTGTACGAAAAGGGAGTACCTGATATTGTATTTGGCGGCGAAATGACCAAGAATATCTCGCTGGCCGGCCTGTTGCTTATTCTTGAAAAATCAGATATACATTTTCGACTGGAAGGAAGAACACTCGTTGTCTTGCCTTAA